In Clostridium sp., one DNA window encodes the following:
- a CDS encoding NAD(P)/FAD-dependent oxidoreductase, with product MFDVTIIGSGVIGSIIARELSRYKLNICVLEADSDVANGTSKANSAIVHAGFDAKPGTLKAKLNAKGNKMFDELSKELDFPFKRIGSLVLCFDENDMDNLNGLKEQGQENGVPDLQILSGDEVKKMEPNLSDNVAAALYAPTGAIVCPYEMTIALAENAADNGVEFKLDTKVLSLNKYNDRYKIETTRGSVESRLVINAAGVFADEINNMVSSNKIHIIPRRGQYCLFDKAVGNMVSKTIFQLPTKMGKGVLVTPTVDGNLLIGPDAEDIDDKNDVTTTSQGLDFVTEKAELSIKQVPVRQIITSFSGLRAHSISGDFIIGEAEDAEGFINAAGIESPGLSSAPAIGEMVKNIVVRKLNPAVNEKFNPVRKGIPKFREMSNAGRKKLIAEDYRYGKIICRCETVTEGEIVNSIRRTLGARTLDGVKKRTRAGMGRCQSGFCAPKVVEILSRELGISPEEVTKFGKHSNILVGRDKEDI from the coding sequence ATGTTTGATGTAACAATTATAGGTAGTGGGGTTATTGGAAGCATAATTGCAAGGGAACTATCGAGATATAAATTGAATATATGTGTTCTTGAGGCAGATTCGGATGTGGCAAACGGAACAAGCAAGGCAAACAGTGCCATAGTACATGCAGGTTTTGATGCAAAACCTGGAACGCTCAAGGCTAAATTGAATGCAAAGGGAAATAAAATGTTCGATGAACTTTCAAAGGAGCTGGATTTCCCATTCAAGAGGATAGGCTCTCTGGTGCTGTGCTTTGATGAAAATGATATGGACAATCTAAATGGATTAAAAGAACAGGGGCAGGAAAATGGAGTGCCGGATCTTCAGATACTGAGCGGTGATGAAGTAAAAAAGATGGAACCAAACCTTTCAGACAACGTAGCAGCAGCTCTTTATGCGCCTACTGGAGCTATTGTCTGTCCATATGAAATGACCATTGCTCTGGCTGAAAATGCAGCGGATAATGGAGTGGAGTTTAAGCTTGATACGAAGGTTTTGTCTCTGAATAAATATAATGACAGGTATAAAATAGAAACTACAAGAGGCAGTGTAGAGAGCAGGCTGGTTATAAATGCTGCAGGTGTATTTGCAGATGAAATAAACAATATGGTGAGTTCAAATAAAATTCACATAATTCCAAGAAGAGGCCAGTACTGCCTGTTTGATAAGGCGGTTGGGAACATGGTTTCAAAAACTATATTTCAGCTTCCAACTAAAATGGGCAAGGGTGTACTTGTTACTCCAACTGTAGACGGCAATCTCCTTATAGGACCTGATGCAGAGGATATTGATGACAAGAATGATGTTACAACCACAAGCCAGGGACTGGATTTTGTAACAGAGAAAGCAGAGCTGAGTATAAAGCAGGTTCCGGTGAGACAGATTATAACTTCATTTTCAGGGCTCAGGGCCCACAGTATTTCGGGAGATTTTATAATAGGCGAGGCAGAAGATGCCGAAGGATTCATAAATGCCGCAGGAATAGAGTCACCTGGACTTTCCAGTGCTCCTGCCATAGGTGAAATGGTCAAAAATATAGTAGTTCGGAAGTTGAACCCAGCTGTAAATGAAAAATTTAATCCTGTAAGAAAAGGGATACCAAAGTTTAGAGAAATGAGCAATGCTGGGAGAAAAAAACTCATAGCCGAAGATTATAGGTATGGAAAAATAATATGCAGATGTGAGACTGTTACCGAAGGTGAAATAGTAAATTCCATAAGAAGAACTCTTGGAGCAAGAACTCTGGATGGAGTCAAGAAGAGGACAAGAGCAGGAATGGGAAGATGCCAGTCGGGATTCTGTGCTCCGAAGGTTGTAGAAATACTTTCAAGAGAACTTGGAATATCACCTGAAGAGGTGACTAAATTTGGAAAACACTCAAATATATTGGTAGGAAGAGACAAAGAAGATATCTAG
- a CDS encoding bifunctional 5,10-methylenetetrahydrofolate dehydrogenase/5,10-methenyltetrahydrofolate cyclohydrolase, with protein MCNIIKGKPAADDISSSLISEVADLKSKNIIPKLTIIRVGENESDIAYERGALKRCGNIGIDVDVRKLPENISQKDFIRKLEEKNDDRSVNGIMVFRPLPEHLDENVIKYSIDPEKDVDCFNPANMSKILENDISGFAPCTAAAVMEILKYYKVEVQGKRAVVVGRSMVVGKPLSLLLLNANATVTVCHSKTQNMKEICSEADILVACVGRPNMIDSAYIKQGAVVIDVGINVDQNGSLCGDVDTKSCIQKAEMITPVPGGVGSVTTSVLAKQVVAACKFQHNL; from the coding sequence ATGTGCAATATAATCAAGGGTAAACCTGCAGCAGATGATATAAGTTCTTCACTGATTTCTGAGGTGGCTGATTTAAAGTCAAAGAATATTATACCAAAGCTCACTATAATAAGAGTCGGGGAAAATGAAAGTGATATCGCCTATGAAAGAGGAGCCTTGAAAAGATGTGGGAATATAGGCATAGATGTAGATGTGAGAAAATTGCCTGAGAATATAAGCCAGAAAGATTTCATACGGAAGCTGGAAGAAAAAAACGATGACAGATCTGTTAATGGAATAATGGTATTCAGGCCGCTTCCGGAACATCTTGATGAGAATGTTATAAAATATTCAATAGATCCTGAAAAGGATGTAGACTGTTTTAATCCTGCAAATATGTCTAAAATACTGGAAAATGACATTTCTGGATTTGCACCCTGTACTGCAGCAGCCGTGATGGAGATTTTGAAATACTACAAGGTGGAAGTCCAGGGTAAAAGGGCTGTTGTAGTAGGCAGATCAATGGTAGTGGGGAAACCACTTTCACTTCTGCTTTTAAATGCAAATGCCACAGTTACTGTATGCCACTCCAAAACACAGAACATGAAGGAAATTTGTTCTGAAGCTGACATACTTGTAGCATGTGTTGGAAGACCCAATATGATAGATTCCGCTTATATCAAGCAGGGAGCTGTTGTGATTGATGTGGGAATAAATGTGGATCAAAATGGAAGCTTGTGCGGCGATGTGGATACAAAAAGCTGTATTCAAAAGGCAGAAATGATAACCCCGGTACCCGGAGGTGTCGGTTCAGTCACTACGTCCGTACTTGCAAAACAGGTTGTTGCAGCTTGCAAATTTCAGCATAATCTTTAA
- a CDS encoding cyclodeaminase/cyclohydrolase family protein, which yields MKIVDNPCRDFLEELSSKSAVPGGGGAAAMDGAMGAALLSMVCSLTLGKKKYREYAEKLESVLESAGKLTKEFLDMVDEDAENFIPLSKAYGIPCSNEEEKIKKEKIMDKCLKSACIVPVKVIKRSYDTILLHSSIVGSCSELVLSDIGVGVQCLKAAMSSAYLNVIINIKFIKDREYVAKIEDEVKSLLKDGAKIADDVYENVVKKLSE from the coding sequence ATGAAAATTGTAGATAATCCATGCAGAGATTTCTTGGAGGAGCTTTCTTCCAAAAGTGCGGTACCAGGCGGAGGCGGTGCGGCAGCCATGGATGGGGCCATGGGGGCGGCGCTGTTGAGTATGGTATGCAGTCTTACTCTTGGAAAGAAAAAATATCGGGAATATGCTGAAAAGCTTGAATCAGTACTGGAGAGTGCAGGGAAGTTAACTAAAGAGTTCCTGGATATGGTTGATGAGGATGCAGAGAATTTTATACCGCTTTCTAAAGCTTATGGAATTCCCTGCAGCAATGAGGAAGAAAAGATCAAAAAAGAGAAAATAATGGATAAGTGCCTGAAATCGGCCTGTATAGTGCCTGTGAAGGTGATAAAGAGAAGCTATGATACTATCCTTTTACATTCATCCATAGTTGGTAGCTGTTCTGAACTTGTGCTCAGTGATATAGGAGTGGGAGTTCAATGCCTTAAAGCAGCTATGTCAAGTGCATATTTAAATGTGATTATAAATATTAAATTCATAAAAGACAGGGAATATGTTGCAAAAATAGAGGACGAAGTAAAGTCTCTGCTTAAAGATGGAGCCAAAATTGCAGATGATGTCTATGAAAATGTAGTAAAGAAGCTTTCTGAATAG